Below is a genomic region from Kryptolebias marmoratus isolate JLee-2015 linkage group LG12, ASM164957v2, whole genome shotgun sequence.
TCTGCATTCAGCCACAGCCCTGCTCGCTGCCCTTTCGTCTGAGGACCTTGCACAGTACCTGCCTCACAGGAAAACGAGTCATTTTAGCTTAGTCGAGGCGTGAATCATCCTGACTCACATTTGTTCACTGCTTTTTCATCGTCTGCTCTTCCTGTATGGAGAAGAGAAAGAGCAAAGGAGACTGGAGGGCGGTAGATGTTAAATAAAGTCGCTCTGATACATCACACCTGTGGAAACATCCACCGATTACCTGGAAATGAGGACGATTACTCATCAAGGAGCTTCTTCGCTTTGACTGGAAGCGATGTAAAGATTACTCAcatgaataaaatgtacaaaattaaAGCATTTCACTTGAGATAATAATCTCTTATTTGAGAAATAAGCTCAATTTGAACTGGCCTTTGAATACACTcaaaaaattgttaaataattacacaaaaaataatgttacacaattttatggttttctttcacattactctgctttgatttatttttctgagctTCATTTAACATagatttttagcatttaattatttttttctccttactAAGACTGACTCTGCTTTCTTTTAACTGGGCGAGTCAGGTTCATGTTCccttctgaatgttttatcCTTAAAGAGATCGTAAATTTGTTTGAATTCACGCTGTATGAGTCAGACAttccagtaaaacaaaaatcaatctTGTTGTACAAATAAGTACTTTGTGCTGCTTGTGTTAGCCTTGATGAAGGCATAAAAAATATctaactgaaacaacaaaactcaTAATTAGAttcagcaaaaatatatatactggTTTGTCCAACAAGTGACTGAAATCCAATTTAAACAACTCAGTTAAGTTGAAGAAGAGGTTGACGCAACTCATATATGTTaatttgagaaaacaacaaagcttgtttctgaaagaaatcaatacaaaaactgttaaatgtttttcttttgctcaaTATGTTACTAATTTAATGGGTTTGTCACATTCCATCACTAAGAATTAGACATTTTGCAAATCTAAACTTAGTATTTTTACATGATGTAAAAAATACTGAGTcaataaattctgtttcttgttctttttttgtttttttgagtgtACTTAAATAAAGATAACAGTAGTAAGCCTAAAACTGATAAATGTCTTGTAGTTTTTTAGGGATGTACAGACAAAGTTAAGCAACCCAAGCCAGTCTCcaacaaaaagattaaacattAATGGCACAATAGACGGTTTTCTCACGTCTCACTTTCCTGTGGCgttgaaacaaacaggagggATGGTGCTACAAAAAGGACCATCCATCTCCTAGCAGGCATCTCTCCTGAGGTTTGTGAGGACGTGGGCTgagctgttttttcttccttttttctctctttcatgtGATTTTTCAGGGACAAAACAGGTACATACCTCCTGTTAATGTTTCGCTGAGAGGTTTTAGAGTTGCATCTGCTTGTAATGCTTGTATTCTGCATTTCTAATTCTCCAACAAAAGGACAATTTTAGTAAATTTCCCTTCCACCTTTGAGTTTGAAACACCAAATAcagtttttgtgacatttaataAACATCAGAGCAACTTTTATGTTCAGAGTCATACATTACGAACATATCAGCTacttaaaattatatttattatgttttctgttgttgattttttttattccattgtGAATAATATTTGGAAATTGTATACtggctctgtttgtttttttgcaacagCTTGAAAGTAAACAATGATAGAAATCACAGAATCCCAGGCCACCATTTCTTGAAAATATTCTTGAAAATCCAATCCACTCGCATGGAGTTTAAAGTGCTCTCAGTTGTCcgttcaaacaaatattttcaacaaagtCTGAGCAGAAGAGCAGCTGAACGTCTATCACCTGAAAGTCTATTTCCTGAAAACCACATTAATGAGCTAATTATGCatataaaaatagaaacatgaGAAAAGGAAGTCATCCATGAAAATTGtaacaaacaggatttttttttgtcacatttgtgtATATTTTGTCAGGTAGATGAAGATGAATGGCTCCTGGAATGATGATCGAACTGTATTAAACTCATCCTCTGTGTCGATTTCTGTAAACTTGTAATGGCAGTTGAGACTTTTATGGGTCGAATGCACCGGGTTTCTTCTGTCAGGTTCGATGCTTATAAATGATTctagaaaaatacaaatcaaagtCCAAAACTTGCTAGATTTGGTGAAAGTTGTTtagattcatttaaaaagaaaaaaggtattTTAGATGACAGAAAAGTAGCAGAAACAAAAGATCTTTAAGGTGGATAGTGGCATACTTCAAATATCCTAGTGCTAAAATACCACAGTGAGCTGAATCTAAAagatgtgacctctgaccccaaaTGTATccacacatttttataaaatgggaagtaaaaaacaggaaaaggtgTTTAACGAAtacaaaaatgaagaagaaaacatttgagttaCACCAGCACACTTTTGCATACATCTTGCTCAACTTGCATTCATTCATGAGATTAAATGACATGCTAAAAATCAACAACTGAagcaaaaagagtaaaataaaaactaaaacgcTGATATGTGTCATGGGCCCATGTCCTGCCTGAAAAATAAtacttctgcttccattttaatGCGTCAGAGCAGGCTGCGTTCAGTATCCTACTCACATTGTCACCTCATAGGGTCTGTGGTAGCAGGGGAGGTGGTGAAGGGCTGAAAAGtattggaattttttttttaaatgttctttttaacaTGACAGCTTTGAAGTAAAATGGGCAGGCATGGCCACAAATTAAACATTCATATTTTGAGGATTGGATTTCTCTGATGACTGCAAGTCTGAATGCTGATAACACATCATACAGGGATATGACAACTAGATAacttcaaaagaaaaagcaagaaaGGTCTTAATGTTTCtatgccaagaaaaaaaataaaggataaGATAATGATTGTGTTAGCGAGAAGCGCTGTAGATTTATGGATCGTCACCTTTCTGTGACGTCCAGACTATGGGGAAAATACAATGAACATGTATGACATCTGTACATTTGTACATGCCATTAATAGTCTAGCATTGTTCAGACTCAGACAACCAGTCACAGGGCAAAATatcaacaaataataatttatgtCAGTTTGGGCATATACAAGATAATCTGACAAGGCATGCCAACACCTGCTTACAATGACCACTGTGTACCAAACAGTTACACACACAATTATGAGGCATAAAGTGCAAGTGGACATGCCTGTCACAAGTTAGTTAATTAGGTTATCAATTATAGACAACAATAGCATCGATTTCCAGAAACGAGCAGACACATTGGCAGTAATTAAAAGTGTCCTTTCTCCACTGTgcctcattcatttttaatgttagaGAAAGGATTTGGAATGTACCGTAGTacttgttttaaacaatgacaACGAATCTCCATATAACGAGTTTTTAGTTCACTTACATTCACTCAAGACACAAATATTTGTATCATTTTGATTGTTGTTCTTTCAGAACCCTCTATctctttcttttgcttttggtttccCCTGGCCAATGCCACATACAGTGTACTGTATATTACTTTTCTTGCATAATTTTGTTCAGATATACTGAATAAGCTGATTAATCACTCTATTTAGTACACAAATAAATTATCTTTAAGAACAATTTTATAAAAGTATCACTTGTAGTGACAGTACAAAACTTTTGAGGTGTGGTTTTggagaaaggttatgaacaatgaatatcttacctaaTGTAGATAGTTCTGGATttatgagctaacagctagtccaagcgGGGGCCAAGCCCCCAGTGGATTGCtgccactttaaaacaacttcagtgtcCAAAATGTTACTTCAGTTTATCCAAATTttgctttataaacctttacactgctgttaGTTTCACTTAgcagttatttacatataattttgtgttttatgtgcaaGTACAAACAGTGGCAGTACAAACACTTTTTGTTCAGCCTAGGGTACTTCTGTCAGGgataatgtaatatttattctgaaataaatatgtaatgcaaaacagGTGGTTGTGTAAAAgttcaaacaaactaaatgtaattttcaagCTTTTGaaatggagaatttgaaaataatattaactcaaaatgaaaaaagaaatccttcatTAGGACTCCTTTTGCCAGCATGGGTCACAAAtagcatttaaataaactgcagaaagtttaaaaactagaattttaagacagcagcaaaatGAGATATGACCCACTCAtgttagccattagctcatctattcagtcagaattaatgTTAATTTCTCCAAGCTGCAGGTTTTGAAAGAGCTATCTGTAAcaggtaaaatatattttgttcataactttctcaaaaaaacccactttaaGAGATCTGAGCTTTCCCTTGGAGGAAAAAATCATCTCAGCTAAACTGTCCCATATTCCGGTTCAAATTATAATCACAAATTTGATCAGTCTATATCtcatttttactaattttttaCCATGTAAAATGGTGTTTGGAAACACATGTTTAACACTTTGGAAAGAAaccctgcttcttcttcttaatCTTTGTTGCTTATCAATCTTTTCCTGTTACACAACCTAAAccttgtttgactttttttcttatcGCTCATTTGTTGACAgattttttgctttcttttttttaagcaaatgcTTTGGAGATGCAAAAACCCTCAGCCTTAAAATGTGTCTTAGAGGGACAAAGAAACAGGTTTGACTGTAAATTAATTAACTCTTGTCAATTATTCCATCCTGTCATAGTCTCCCTTCTTTTAGAAGCTGCAAATGGATGTAGAATCCAACACACAACAGGACACACCTTGGATCAAACAAGCTTTAAGCTTGAGATGAAACATGGcactgataaaataataaaaaaataaaaataaaaattaaaaggatCACAGAACATGATcacattaaaaagtaataaattacAAAGTTGGCATTTGTTCCctgtatattaaataaaatcctcAACATTAAATAGGAATGAAAAAGTGCTACTAAgaagtgtaaaacaaaacactgtaaTGACTCTCCGATCCCAGGCACAGTTTCAGAGTTCTTGCTTTAAGCACAATATTCTATACACCTAGCATgccagaaaaaggaaaaaaaatccccaaaggCAAAATTTGACCTACATTTTCCTCCTTATAAACTTCAAATGGTTTCACTGGCCCTTGGGCTGATCAGGAAAAGAAGTGCCAAAACTCTTTTACACAAGCTGCTCCACTCTGGTCCCCAGTCACAACTTCTGCTGAGCAGATACACCCTTCCAATAATCAAGAATGTCATGTAGGTCCTCCCCTTTAGCAAACTGCACCTTCTTTCGAAGAGCATTTCCAGCGGTCACATAACAGGACTCGTCACGCGGGCCTTTTCGGTATGGACGAAAACGCTCCCAGATCCGCAGTGAACTCTCTGAGGAGTACTCTGGACTAGAGGAGTATCCAGAGTAACTGGAGTGGTGACGAGCAGGGGAAAGCTGGGAATAGGATGCTGCGTCCCTGCGGGAGCGCGTCAAAGGTTTTAGAAAAGAAACTCTTTGGGCCGGGGAGCCCTGGTGTGACCCTTGGTAGTAGAGAGCTGGGACGGAGTGGCGGTGCTCCGAGCAGTGGTAGTCCTGCTGCACctctagctgctgctgctgctgctgtatttGTTGTTGCTGATGGTAGTGATGTGACTTCTGGCTGTCCTGATGTTGGGCACCAACACCACCACTGTCGCAACCGCCGCCACCCCCTCCACCACAGCCTCCACTCCCCACTAAAGGTAGCCTCTCCAGAGGCTCCCCACAGCCCACAGGACTGGCTCGGTCTGGGAACTGCAGCTGTTGCTGATTACAGCCATCTGGACTTCTCGGTTCAGGAACATCCAGGCTGTACACCCTAGCTGCTCCTCTATCTCTGTCTCGACCCATAGAGCCACAAGATGTGGTGCTGCTCTGCTTCTTGACAGCATTTGCCATCACAACAGCTGCATCTGCACTCATTTGCCTCTGAATGGGACGCACAGCAGTGGCTGGAGGAGGGTGTCTGTAAGGGGGAGAAACAACAAAGCCACCACCACTGATCCCTGGGCGCTCAGAGAGTGGGGTATTTAATGGAAGTGGTGGAGGCGGTGGGATTTTGTTGGGAGCATGACTCTGGCATGACTCTGTCACTCCAGAGGAGAGGGGGATTAGGCCACGTGTAAGAGAGGATGTGCTGGTGGGTGGTGGGGATGTGGGATTAGAGGAAGCAGTGGGGTTAGTCGAGGTGCCTGAAGCAGCAACTGCTGCTGCATCCAGTTTCAGAGCATCAATGCAGTTGTTGATGATCTGGTTAACTTTGTCCACCTCCATGGCAATCGTGGAGATCTCTGAGGCAGAGCCATGTCCATCATCATCCGAGTCATCGCCAAGATCAGTTCCATCATCGTCCCTCAGGTCGTCCCCCCTCCTCACTCCATGCCCACCATCTCCCACTCTGTCCATCCCCGCTCCTCCAGTTCTCACATCCATATAGTTTCCTTTACTTGTAGCCATGGCTTCTGAGAAAGCACTAGCCATCTTTTCCACTTGAGGGATAGAAGAGAGCCTTGAAGAGGTGGTGTTGGCTGAGTGGAGCATGCCAGAGCTTGAGGAGGTGGACAGCTTTCCTCCATGGTGGTGCTGATACTGATGGTGTTCTCTGGACTGCTCCTGAAGCTTATGAACCGCTGATGGATCATTTGCTACTGCTGCTGCCACCTCTGGCCCATAACGCATTTCCAGTATGGTTTTCTTGACACAGATAGACTTCTTCTTCTCATCATGCATTCGTTTCTTGCGTAGACAATAGTAGACAATTCCTAAAATAATAAGCATGCCGAAAAGGCAGCCTACAATGGTCATTATGTAGTGTGTAGTGGTTGAAGGCGTGGGGACCAAATCATCCGAATTTTGACCCCGAGTGGAAAACTGGAGACAGGTGTGGTTATAACGCTGGGAGTTGCGGATGGAGGCTACACAGAAGGTGTAGTTGTTGTTAGGCTTGAGCTTCTGGAGCTTAATCAACTCcttcttgtttttcaaattCATGACATCAGACACAAATGTGTTATTGTACTGTGTGAGGATATACATTTTGCTAAAAGGTTTTGGAATCTTCACAATGAGCGATGCTGTTGAAAACGAAACATGATGAAGCTTTATGCTGGGGCTGACACCATCATCAGCAGATGAGGGCGAGCTGGTGGGTTGGAGGTAATAAGGTCCCACCCCACCAAACTCTGGTCCGATCCCAGAGGGACCGTCTAGATCTGGTGGGAGAGATGTCATTCCTGGGATCATCACACCATCCCTGCAGTGATggtacaaaatgtttttggcaTTTCGACCACCATGGCCAGAAGCATAGGGACTTAGTAAAGGGTAGCCAAACATTTCCCTGGGTGTCTCGCACTGAAGGCGGTCGTAGGTGTGCGACACGTTGTTGAAGTACTCTAACCAGGTCAGGAAGCCGTAAAGGTCGCAGCCACAGTGGAAGGGATTTGCAGCCAGCTCACACACCAACAGACGACTGAGAACTGTGAATGTGGACGGGTCAATGCGAGTAAGTTTGTTGGATGTCAAGTCAATGCTGCTGAGGCTGGGGCACTCCCAGAATGCATTGCTGGCAATAACTTCAATCAGGTTGTGCTGCAAGAACAGGTTCTGCAGGCGCCCAAGCCCTCTCATCATAGCTTCAGTTAAATTTGTCAACTTGTTGTAGCCCAGTTGAAGAAcctgaaatgcaaaaaacaagTGTTGTGGTAGCTGTATCACGTTATTAAAAACTCTGAATACatagaaaatgtaatttacacGTTTGATGTTAGTTTAATTGAATTGATCATGCATTTGATGCTTTTGTTCTAAATAAAGACTgtttatgaaataaatcaaaacattaaaatgttgttgACAGCACCCTTGCTTTATTTTTGGTGCCTACAAATCTTCCACTTAGATGCACAAATTACTTTCCAAAGTAAATTTTAGCAAATAAGATTTCACCTGTAGATTGGCTTGTGCTGCAAAGGCTCCATCCTCCACATAGCTGATTTCATTCTTGGTGAGGTTCAGGTCAGTCAGGTTTGTGAAGCGGTACATGTTACTGAAAAGCACTGCTTTCAGCTTGTTCTCGTTCAGTCTCAAGTCATGGACTGTGTTGTTGATGTGCTGGGGTATAGTCTCATAGGGAGGCTGGTTCTGACTGCATATAGCTAGCCAAACATAGCCTTTGTCCCCCTCAATAAGCCAGCAGTCCCCACTGGCCATGTTGGGGAAACAGGAAAAGAATAGTAGGCAGGGAAGAAAAATAGGGAGGAGAGTAGAGGCTTTAGAAGCGCCCTGCATAATGtcagtgaaaagaaatgatgttGAATGGAGGCTATAATTAGGGCAAAGATATAAGGGAATGTGTTTGCAAGAGACAGGGAAACAACAAAGgctcagggggaaaaaaatccaaaaaagaaTTGGGTCTGGGTTGGGTGAAGCCTTCACAGAGACAGTCTCAGCATCCTTGTGATTAGCAGCAGACCCATGTTATGTCATAAGTTATTGAACTGGAAGTTCAGGGGGCACAACTCGTCTTCAtactcgctctctctctctgtgggaTTTGCTTGTGCTTGACTCAACTGGATGATTCCTTGgatctgaggagaaaaaaaataaaacataaaagagatTTATGAAAAAAGCCCACTGTCATAAATATGATTCATCATGTCACCAAGTGTTTCTTCgagtaaaataaatactgtatatcttgaggggagaacaaaaacatcctTCAAAAATTTATTGAAACTAATGAAATTCAGCACGGGATTCATCACACCACACCTACAATTCCCCAGAATTCTTTCTTTTAGCCTGTTGCATGATACTGTGTAATCATTCTTGTTCTTCACCTCATAAGCCTACAAAGTCATCAAGATTAGGTTGATACTTATAGTGTAAAATAAGCACCTGACAATATCTTTTCAGCCTCAAGAGAATCTTTTCTACAGACAAAGTGCATCATTAATCACCCAAATGCTGACAGCAGATTGTctctttagacatttttttttccttatgaCACCATTCCTGCCAAAACCAAAGCTTTCTAAGCCATCTGCATGCAATTTGAATAGCAGTCAAGCATTTGCATATGGGGTGGATTAGATGCCGATTGCATCATGACAAACATTGTTCTTGTGCCTGCTTTgtagcaaagaaaaacacacttaTGCACACATACTGAACAGCGATTCACATTAAAATGAGCATATGCTCTCTCAGAAATCcatgcataaacacacagacacactcaaaAATATGCATAACCTTGTTTAACAGTTTGCAAGCACGCATTCGGGCAAATCCACAAGTAAAGATAGCACTGGTACAGTACATTTCTAAAGCTATACATCATATCTTTCAACCCACATCTCATGtgtcacacacataaaaaaatcccTGTTTCTCTGAGAAAGAGGCCAAAAGTCTTTCATGTGCtccaaaaacagatttctttctAATTACGACAAAGAATTGAACTCATTACAGTTTATTTTGGTCCATGTTCCCCAGAGATTGCAAGCAAAGAATCAAGTTCATCTTCTTTTTCAGTCTGCTTATTATTGCCGAGAATTGTGATGCACAAATCCTGCAAAATGATACATTGTGCTGCATCTATCACACTTAGAcagatttaattgttttgtcttGAGGCAAAGGAAGGAtgtgtgttgtgtttagtttgcgTGATCTCGAAAAAAAGATGTAGGCTGCCAAAATATATTAGGTTTTCATTATAAACCATCAGGTTTCATATCAAtcatttggatttattttactACAGATTAGATATTTTCAACTCCTTTAACAGTAATTAAAAATAGCTTATTCAGCTTCTACACAAGCCAAAAAACAGATCATTTGCTgctaaattaatgtttttgaataataaaaaacattttcttatgTGTTTTAAAGAGTGTGACAGATCTACGTATTTGAACACATTTGGTTGCATTTATCTTAATTCTCactgaacatttttagttttatattgccataataaatatttacagtataaaaTGGCTCAACAGATATAGTGACTACATGTTTCtaaatggatttaaaatatatttttggaaaATGATTTATTCCAGTTGTATTTCTGCATGTGATTACAGCCGAACATAATTAGAACTTCTTGTGTTTCTGCAAATCTTTTCAGtcttcaaattgttttttgtaatgaaTCAAGATCAGATAAATTAGATTACCTGCCATCTTTGTAAGCAGAGTTGTGACTAACATGATGGGAACAATTGCACAGAATATTCTTACATTtacaagaaaatatatttagctTTTCACCTGTTTCACTTCTCTCTCTCGTGTGAGAAATTCAGTCTCAATGTAGTCCACCAACCTATTATGGGACACTCCTTTGCAATTCCTTGTCTTGCTCTTGTCTCTGAGGCGCATCCCCTCGACATGAGACATGATCTGATTTGTTGCTCCACATAGTGAAACCCAGAGGGTTCACACGATGGAGACGCAGGATGTCTGCATGAGTCCGTGTTTAGGAATATGATTACATAATTAGAAATATGGGACATGCAGCAACACTTGCCTCAGAGGGACAAGGAATGTTCTTAACACTGATGCACTTctgacaaaagtttaaaaataaaaaaaaattaaaaaaaacaaagtaggaTTCAGTTTCTGACTGTTTCCTCCTTCACTGTTGCGTTATGTTGAAAATCATGCTTTGAAAAAATGAGATAACTGACAATACAAGCATAAACGGaaagttaataattttaaagctgacatctttgaaaatattataaaaagttaacaacctgttgtagatacacTTTTAACTGACCTGAGTTTTTCTGACCGGCTTGACAAACTAGTCCAAATGGGGCCAAGACGGGGTGAATTACTGCTGTCTTATATTCTAGTTTTTAACATTCTgtagcagttcatgtgaatgctattttataaaccataaCACTGCAGCTAATTTtgcatttcagcagaaatatcatgGCATTCCTGCAGGAGGTGCCCTAAACTGCaccatatatacacacacacacacattaacttTGAAATCTGCTCAGAAAATAACTGACATTGACCACTACAGTGGTACAAGGAACTGTCAACAACATATATACCAATTGTAtataacctttacacagaaccccacttcagaagaccAGAACCATTTCTTTAaggtaaaaaatttaaaacacaagaaaaaaaaagataaagcagTTTTTAGTTTATGGCAAGACAACTCCAGTATAATGTATCACATCTTGCAATCTTTCTATATTTGACCTAACTGTGCACTTAGTATATTTGTCTCAGTCAAAATCTCCCCTGGGAACAGGGAGAATTGATAGCAGTGGTATGACATTAACACGGtatctttttaaaagcaagacCTACCCAGTATTTCCACcccagcaaaaacaaaaagctgtgtgTAAATTGCCTTTGCTAATCATAGTAGTACAGCTTTAGTGGAGGATAATGTCCTCAGTAACATTTTTCTACATTCCCAAGTTACATTACACATTTATAGTAAAAGTTACATCATGTCTCCCCTACAAAATGTTGGTAGAGATGTGTTATCTGAAATTCCGATGCTGCTGAGTGAAACCCCAAATATTAAATGAACAGTGTAGCAATACAAGTCGCAGTGTGTCACAAAGatgttctttttcctctctATGACCACATGTTGCAATGTGCCACTTTGATTATGAAAGTGACTCTACTTTATAGAGAGCTAGGTAATGTACAGTTTGGTATGGAGCCAAGGAGTTATCATTTATAGTTTAGCTGCTAATCTTTAGACAGGATAATGGATTTTAGACAAAACTGGCAAACAGTGCCCTGGATTTATTAATTGATCGCCCAGTTAAGCAACCAGTACTGCATTGACAAGGTTAGGCCAAAAGATACTGAATAGCACAAATTTCTTTTACATAAGTGTTTAGTGAATCGGTTAGAAGTTTAACCAGGCATCCCATGTGcacttaaaggggacctattatgcaaaattcaccttttgcatgtttttgtacttccatttgggtatctactgcatctagaaacagtccaagcaccCATCCGTTTTTTCAGTGGCGCTCCACCCACTTTTACTGCTAAACACTGTctgctgaaaaagaaatgttttgttgtcggctgcaatatagaacgtGTGTTTATATTGCCGCTGTCCTGACCTGCTATCAGTCAGGGTTTGGACCGATGATTGCTGCTGTCCAACTTGACAATAGTCAGTTTGGAACCGCTAAGTgtccctgtcccaaagtcagaatcatCAGatgaataatgataaaaatgtgtgtcatatctgcagcgtttaatccttcagagagcttttatgttttgagacgggacactgagttaGAGggtgtggccaacagcagctcatttgcataaaagtgacgtagccctaaaaccgctcattctcaCATGAtcttaaaacaggcagaactcaTCAGCGTAAATCtaaatatctgagaatgatttagtgtaataaatttaatgaacatgttttgtatagctcacagacctatcctaacttgttcaaggaatCATAACAGGTCATCATAACATGataacaggaggaggagaaaaagggTTGTAGGTTAAGAAGAGCAATCCATCTaagtttggtgaaatcaaacaGTCCCAGGTCTAAAACTAtgtaaaaccaataaaacaatgaaactttAACATCTTAAATACTTATGACAACACCCTAGTAAAGTGTTTCAATAAGGCAATGCTCATCCACACACAGTACATGTATCTATGTACTGCCTGCATCATGTTGAGACCCTCTCTTGGTCAGTCAGGCCTCCTGATCTTTCCCCAATCAAACATGTGCAGAATCAGCTCATATGTCAACTCTGACCCAGAGCCGATCTGCATGATCTCAAGGGTCATTTACAAAAGCTGTGGGTCGACTTGCCGCAGGAAAGGATACAATGACTAGATGATTTTGTTCCACACCAGACTGCCACTTGTATCCAGGCCCGAGGGGAGCCACAACCTACTGACACGGGACCAGCAGAGTGCTTGTACTGCCAATTCCAATATCCATTTGATCTAATACTGTAATCAATGAATTACAGtcacacaaacagttttatttaattttcaccACTCTGCCTGGGTGCTTAAAATTTTGTTCGTCAGTGAGTGTATGTTGCATTGTACAGTAAAGTTTGTTATCATCCACCGCCAAAGGGAGCAAACCtctggacgaattttaatgaaacttgcagaaagtaatgattggatgtcCATCTGTAAATGAAAAACCAACTTActctaaaagacacaaaaatagctataactcagccaattttacagatactgagctaaaatttgatgtgacagAAGCTGAGAGCCAATCACaccacatactttgagcgtgaGATTGCACAtcacaatattttcaaggtctgacagaaatggctataactgtcatttctcaacataagatgacctttgtctaaaactctggcatcaaagacaacaggtgatatgcatttcttcaaaaaggcttttaaatccttttttgtttttgctaggATTTTGAACAAAGTCCTTGAGCATATGTTTTTCATTGCCTTCTttgaaattgctttttttaagtaCCACATACAAGCAAAAATATCATCCTTAAGCTGGTATGTATACACAC
It encodes:
- the LOC108239315 gene encoding protein phosphatase 1 regulatory subunit 29, giving the protein MQGASKASTLLPIFLPCLLFFSCFPNMASGDCWLIEGDKGYVWLAICSQNQPPYETIPQHINNTVHDLRLNENKLKAVLFSNMYRFTNLTDLNLTKNEISYVEDGAFAAQANLQVLQLGYNKLTNLTEAMMRGLGRLQNLFLQHNLIEVIASNAFWECPSLSSIDLTSNKLTRIDPSTFTVLSRLLVCELAANPFHCGCDLYGFLTWLEYFNNVSHTYDRLQCETPREMFGYPLLSPYASGHGGRNAKNILYHHCRDGVMIPGMTSLPPDLDGPSGIGPEFGGVGPYYLQPTSSPSSADDGVSPSIKLHHVSFSTASLIVKIPKPFSKMYILTQYNNTFVSDVMNLKNKKELIKLQKLKPNNNYTFCVASIRNSQRYNHTCLQFSTRGQNSDDLVPTPSTTTHYIMTIVGCLFGMLIILGIVYYCLRKKRMHDEKKKSICVKKTILEMRYGPEVAAAVANDPSAVHKLQEQSREHHQYQHHHGGKLSTSSSSGMLHSANTTSSRLSSIPQVEKMASAFSEAMATSKGNYMDVRTGGAGMDRVGDGGHGVRRGDDLRDDDGTDLGDDSDDDGHGSASEISTIAMEVDKVNQIINNCIDALKLDAAAVAASGTSTNPTASSNPTSPPPTSTSSLTRGLIPLSSGVTESCQSHAPNKIPPPPPLPLNTPLSERPGISGGGFVVSPPYRHPPPATAVRPIQRQMSADAAVVMANAVKKQSSTTSCGSMGRDRDRGAARVYSLDVPEPRSPDGCNQQQLQFPDRASPVGCGEPLERLPLVGSGGCGGGGGGGCDSGGVGAQHQDSQKSHHYHQQQQIQQQQQQLEVQQDYHCSEHRHSVPALYYQGSHQGSPAQRVSFLKPLTRSRRDAASYSQLSPARHHSSYSGYSSSPEYSSESSLRIWERFRPYRKGPRDESCYVTAGNALRKKVQFAKGEDLHDILDYWKGVSAQQKL